The Mangrovibacterium diazotrophicum DNA window GGATCGACAAAATCGGTCAGTCTTTCCGTCGTATCTTCCAAGTCGGTGTTCGGCTTAGTCGGACTGCAGGCAATTGCCCAAATGGCAAGTCCAGCTATTATAATATTTCTCTTTATCATTTTATTTAGCTATTGGTTAGTCTGTTTCGTGTGCTATTGAGCACCTGTGATTTTGACCGGGAAACTGGTTTCTTCGGTGAAATATTCAGGAAGCTGAAAAACAGTTCCATCCATTGTACAGTAATACAAGCTGGAAGTTGAAGGTTTTCGACCATTTCCATCTGCCCAAATGCCGTAAAAATCAGGTTGAGCAAATACCGGGCGACGAACGTAATTGTGATTTTTCACACTGCCGGAAGTCAAAAGCGTTCTGCTCCACTCTTCACTGCCAACACTGCTGCTCCACATGGTTATTTCGCCTCCCGGATTATAAGCCTGAGGGCCTTGCGTGGTTGGCGCAATAATGCGATACACTTCATTGTCTTCCACGTAAATCGAGCCCATATCGTAATTATTATCTGAAGTCGTCACGGCAATTTCTTCCCATCCCTCTTTCCATCTTATTATACGCCAAGTTCGCGGATCATTTTTCGGTCCAGCCTCAAACCCACCGCTTGAAATCACCAATATGACGGGATTTCCGTCGGCATCGTTATTCAGATCTTTTAAGTAGCAATTGAGACCGTCTTTTGCGAAATACCGGATCAACGCGTCATTTTCCGGGTTGGTTAAAGGAAGACTTACTGGCTCTCCTGCAACCGTTGTCCAATGCTTTCCAAAATCAGTTGTTTCCAGGTAATACAAATTTGTTCGATAGTTAAGCCCTTTACCTGCCGGATGATAGTTGAAGGTGATTTCAATTTTCCCATCAACAGCATTGCTTATCGCGTAATGACCAGCTCCGATGTGAGCCAGCTCCTGCCATTCATTCCACTCCACACCATTTTTACTGGTGTTAAAGCCGATGACGTGGTCGCCAGTTGGTCCGTATTTGGTGTACAGCGCTATAAATCCCTTCCGCTTCACATACCAAACCTGGAAGTACGAGAAGTTATCGAAAGGAACCCGTTGTCCATTTTTGATTTCCATTGCGTGAACAAGCTCAAATTCGTCGATTGAAAAAGGCTTCACACTTTTGGTAATATAGGATGGTCGAGAAGTTCCATGGGAAGTCGAGAAAACCCAGATATACCCGTCCTCATCGATTGAGATTACCGGATTATCGTGCGCATCCGTTGTCTTCTTATCTAAAATAATCGTTGGATTGGTAACCTCCCCGGTTGTGTGATCATAATAAGAGACAGCATGATACAAAGTTGAATTTGCTTGATCTGTGGCCCCGTAACAAAAGAAAGTCTTGTTTACCTCTTCTGCATATATCGCTATCGGTTGGTGTTTGGCGGTGTAGGTTGCCATTCCGCCACTGTATTTATACACATACTCATCATTACTGGGTTGGTTCATATACCAAATCCCTCTGAATCCGTTTGCTTTGGTATTTATAATTTCTACGGCTGTCGGTTGATTTAGCTTGTCCACCGCAAACACCGAAGAAGTCGAAAATAAAATACAAAGTAAACAGCTTATACTCCAAGCAAACCACTCTTTGCCAACAGCAGCTTTTATTATATTCAAGTTCATTATCCTGCCCTTTCTTCTTAATTTTATCGTCTTGTTTTGCTCCATTCCAGCAAAGCGGTTGCGCACCACAAATAGGGAGCTTGCCCATGAAAGTCGCCTGTGATTCTGGGCCTGTTTCTGTAATATTCCAAATCATTTTGTTTGTTTGTCCCTACGCAAACCTCTCGCACCTCACCTTTGTCGTTGATGTATTTCGTCATTGCGTTCCAGGCTTTTTCAACTACTTGTCCATATTCTGCTTCATCCAGCCAGCCTCTTTGTAAACCTGTAATTAGTGCATAAGTGAACATGGCTGAACCGGAAGTTTCAGTCCAAAAATCTGGGTGATCAACCAGTTGGTTCCACAAACCGTTCTTTCCTTGGTGTTCTTTCAGACTTTTCATCATTTTTAAATACGCATCAAGGATCACATCACGATTCAGATTGTCTTCCGGTAAAGCTTTTAGCAACTCCGTCATTCCCGCCGCCATCCAGCCATTTCCTCTTGCCCAGTAAAAAGGCACATCTGGCGCATGAAAAAATAATCCGTTGGGCCGCTGAAGCCGATTGAGGTAAAAGGCCATTTCCTGAGCTGCGCGGTCGATATACTTCCGATCTCCGGTTGCCCGATAAGCCTGGCTCTGAATTATTGTAATCATATACATATCGTCAATCCAAAGGCGAGTTTGCCATGAATAACCGTCACTGGCGAATTCTTGTTGTTCGGGGGTTGCATCATTCGGAATCTCCCATTGTGTTATTGCGTAGGGAATACCCATTTCAAAATATTTTCTATCTCCGGTTATTTCGTAAAACTCCAAAGGCAGGCAACCAAACATGTTTAGATCCACATGATTCTTAACCGGTAATAAATCGCTCTCAGAAGTCATCAAAACATCGAATCTCTCTTGTAGTTTCAGCAATAACACGGTGTCTCTAACTGATTGAGCAAATCGTGTAGCTCCCAACCAGGTGCACACCTCTGCATAATGGATCCATTTTCCATTGTGAAGCAAATGTTCTGTGGTTAAGAATTGATTGACCAATTGCTTTCCAACTGATTCTACTTCATTAAATTTTAAAATGCTATCTGATTGTTCGGCATAAATTCTATTCGGAATCTTACGATACAAAATCAAGTTCGTATTATTCGATGAATTGTGTTCACCAATATGAAATGAGTCAAAATAAGCCATTGTCAAACCGATAGTCAGAATGACTGTCAGGCTGAATAGTTTTATCATTTTCTAAGTTTTCTGTTTTCGAAAATCCGAATTCTAAAAGGCAGAGCATTCCTGTAAGACTATGTCAACACGATTGATCTGTCTCAAATTACAGCTACAAATTCAAGCAAATAAGGATCGAAACTAACATCACAAAAGCCTTATGGATGTTAGAAAAGGTAAAAATTAGGAGGGTAGCTCAACACTACCCTCCAATGAATTTCAGTTTCTAATACCCCGGGTTTTGTTCCAGGTTCGGGTTCAACCCAATTTGTGTTTGAGGGATTGGCATTAAATCTTTTCCGGTTGGGATGTCAATACCAAATTTCTCTTTGATATAATCGATGTGTTCACCCGATCTTCTTAGCAAGAACCAAGCAGACATCTCACCGGCAAATTCATGGCGATATTCGTCCAAAATTACTTTCATCAAGTCCGATTCAACGGGTTCTGGCACAACAACGCTGGCATCAGCAAGTTTACCAAAGGCCCGATCTCTCACTTCGTCAACCAATGCCCAGGCCTCTGTTTCGTTTGACAGGTGATATTCGCATTCTGCTTTGCTCAGCAAAACCTGCGCGTATCTCATCATCATGATATTATCTGAACTCATAAACCAACTTGCTCCTTTCGTTCCGCAAGTCTCGGGGTTCCGCCAAAACTTGGTGCCGTAATAGCCGGACCGGGTTCCCTCATTCCAAGGGTTGTCAGCAGTTCCGCAAGTATTCAAAGGATTCCCGTCTTCATCCTGGTAATAGGTAGCCGGAATACTTCCGTTGCCATTTGTCGCAAAACTGATGACTTTCGGATAATCTTCAAAGTTGATTAAATCACTCGGATGCTCATCGCCGGGACCAACAACTGTTGCTGCTTTACGAGTATCGCCGGTTTCAAAAGAATCGTACAACGCTTTATCGGCGTATGCATAACCGAATCCTGAAACTGCCACAGGCATTCCAAATGAAGAAATCCATTGGTTGTGAACACCGTATGCTCCCCAGTTCATTTTACCATAGTCGAGGAACTGAATTTCAAAGATCGATTCTTTTCCATGCCAGTTGTCAATATTATGAATCTCCATAAAATCTTCTTCCAATTCGCATTTACTGGCCAACTGATCAAATTTACTGATCGCTCCGGAATAGTCCTTTTGCCACATCAATGCTTCGCCCCAATAAGCCAATGCTGCCTCTTTGGTTGCGCGACCTGCATCTTCGGCGTCCAAATCAGCAGCCCATGGGAGGTTTTCAAAAGCCAGTTCCATATCGGAAGCTACAGAAGCAAACACTTCATCTTGCGTAGCCCGGGGGTGCAAACCTTCGTCGGTAACAGTTTCAAGCTCGAGCGGAACTCCACCGAAATCAGATGCTAAATAGTAATAGAAGAACCCTCGCAAAAAGTAGCATTCAGAAATTAGCTGGTCAACTTCAGCATCCGTATCAAAAACGCCGTTTGCTTTCATTTTCTCCAAAATAGGAATTGCGGCATTTGCACGTGACACGCCAATGTAACTTGCGATCCAGAACGTGTTCAAAGCGGAGAAATCAGTCGGTACCTCATAGGTATTCCAAAACGTATCTGATCCTTCATTATGAAAATCCTGTGTTAAGAAATTGGCGGTAAACCAAATGCCTTTCAACGTATAATCAACATTGTAATAAAAAGCAGCATACACACTGGTTACCAACGAGTAGCCGTCATCGGGTTCAGTAAAAAGTGTTTCTTCGTTTATACTGGTGGTATTTTTTTGCACCAGAAAATCTTCGGAACATCCCACTATCAGGAATAGCAAGAGAAGTATCGATGTGAAATGCTTCACGAAATATCCTCGGGTTATATTCAATTTATGTTTCATTTCGATTATTTTAAATGGTTTTATCATGGTATCAAGCATCTGTTAAAACTGAACGTTTACACCAAGTGTCATGAACTTTGAATACGGATATTGACCAACATCAACACCTGATGCAGTTACACCACCGGCACCGGACGAGTTACCCACACTTTGTCCGATTTCAGGATCCAGACCGGAATATCCGGTGATGGTAAACAGATTTTGAGCACTCATAAATACTCTCAGTTTAGAGATTGCTAATTTTGACAACACTCGACTCGGAACCGTGTAACCAACCTCGATATTCTTAAATCTCAAATAAGAACCGTCTTCGACGAATACATCCGAAATACGACTGTTTGAGTTTTCATCAGCCCATGTTGCGCGGGCAAACTCGTTACTTGGATTTGATTCTGTCCAACGATTGTTGTAGTACTCTTTGCTGACATTTTCCATACCGACGCTTCCGTTGATATTAATGCTTGTCAGGTTACGTTTCATGTAGTTCAGAATGTCGTTACCTACCGAATAGTTAAAGAATAAGTTGAAATCGAAGTTTTTATATTCACCGTTAAAGGTGATACCACCATAAAAATCAGGAATTGGACTTCCGATTGTCACTTTATCATCGTCAGTAATGACACCATCGCCATTTTGATCGACAAACTTCCGGTCACCAGCTTGGGTTCCGGATGAGATGTACCATACATTGTCGTCTTGTGCTATTGCCTTGGCATTCTCATTCAGCGCATCTATTTCAGCTTGAGTCTGAATAATGCCATCTTCCTGGAATCCGTAGAAATCTCCGATTGATCCGCCTACGTATGACATACTAAATACAGCCCAGGATTCATCACCTGTTGTTGAGAAGTCGAGACTTTGCAGGTTGGCAACCGAATCCTTCCCTTTTGAAAGAGACACAATTTTGTTGTTCACAGTTGTGACATTGAAGTTAACCCCGAATTTGAATGGGTTATCGTAATTTTTGTAGCCCAAACTAAATTCAAAGCCTTTGTTTTCAACACTACCTACGTTGCGGGTTGCACTGGTGTAACCTGTCTGCGCCGGAACCTGAATATTCAACAAGAAATCTTTGGATTTCTTCACGTAGTAGTCGGCAGTCAGAGTCAGCTTATTATTCATCACCCCTAAATCCAAACCAATATCAGTTTGCGTAGAAGTCTCCCATTTCAAATCGGAGTTTGGCAGGTACGATTGTACCAGACCGGTTGCATACACTTTGTTTTCACCAAAAGCGTATCCGTAATTCTTATTTTCCGATCCTGTTGTGTAGGTTGATTCATACTGAAACAGTCCAATTGACTGGTTACCTGCTTCACCATAACTGGCACGAAGTTTCAGGTTACTCAGCCCTTCCACACCTTGCAGGAATGATTCTTCGTTAGCCTTCCATGCACCGGAAACGGACGGGAACACACCGTACTGGTTCCCCTCTGCAAAACGCGAAGAACCATCGCGTCTGACAGTACCAGTTACGATATATTTATCTTTAAACTTGTAGGTTAAACGGCTAAATTCCGAAGCCAGCGACCAGATTTGTTGGTATCCGGTTGAAGTATAGTTATCCAGCAAAGCAATACTTCTCAACTCATCGCTTTCCAAGCCTGTACCGGTTGAGCTGAGTGTACGTGTTGTATTCTCCTGAGCTGAAACCCCCACCATGATATCAAGCTCATGGTTATCCAATTTCAACGAATAACTCACGGTATTTTCCCAAAGCCACTCCATGCTGTTGGTACTGAACTGGCGGTATGAAGCTTCCCTTGGAGAAATCCGGAATTCGTCTGCCGGGCTGAAAGAATAACCTTCGTTTACATCGTAATCGATACCAAAAAGAGTTTTCAGTTTCAGGCCTTTTATTGGTGTAATTTCAAGTGAAGTCGACGCATTTAGTTTATTCGTGATGTCTTTTACATCCCGTTGATCTGCCCATTTGTAAACGTTGTCGCAGTTATAAGTAGCTATGGCGTTTAAATCGTAATAACCGTAGTTACCGTCAGCATCCTTTATCTCATCAGTTTCAGGATTACCGGTCATCGTTGGAATTAATCTTGCCAGTGTTCCAATGCGGCTTTGGCCGGACCCAAAGATGGTTTTGTCATTGACATGCGCAAATTTGACTGATGTTGAGGACTTCAACCATTTCAATGGTGTGTAATCCTGAGCCAATGAAACATTATAGCGTTTGTAATTTGAAAACTCAACAATCCCTTTGTGATCGGTCATTCCTAGTGACAGGGCGGTTTGCGATTTCTCAGAACCTCCGCGTAGACCAACACTGTAGATTTGTTTCAAGCCGGAACGATACATTGCGTCCTGCCAATCCAAAGTACGCAATGAGCTTGGGCTGTACCACTCATCCAAAACGGATGATCCTTCAGCATCTGCAATCTCGGTAGCAATTTGAGCAAACTCCTGTGCATTTAAAACATCATAGGTTTTGGGCATAAACTGGTACGACGAGGTTGCATTAACCGACACTTCCAATCCGTGGCGACTACCTCTTTTGGTCGTGATAATCACAACGCCATTCGCTGCCCGGTTTCCGTAAATTGCAGCAGCAGAAGCATCTTTCAGTACATCTATTGTTTCTATTTCATCAGGATTCAAAGATGTGGATGCTCCTGGATACCCATCAATTACATACAGTGGTGAGTTATTTCCGAACGAGCCAATTCCGCGGATCAACACCTGCACTCCGCCCCCGGGCGTACCATCGTTACTGCTTACCTGAACACCCGACATCTGTCCTTGCAGTGCCTCTCCCACACTGGTTACAGGCACTTTCTTAATCTGTTCTGCCGAAACGGAACTGATTGCTCCTGTTAAATCTGCTCTTTTTACCGTTCCATATCCCACAGCGACAACCTCTTCCAAGCCAATTGTTTCTTCTTCCAAAACAACGTTAACCTGGCTTTTACCACTGACTACGACCTCCTGCAATTTCATTCCAACGAAAGAAAACTGGAGTATCGCATCGGCCGGAACGTTGGTTATTGAATAGCGACCGGAATCGTCCGTTATTGTTCCCTGGGTCGTTCCTTTTACAACAACTGTTACACCCGGCAGAGGAGTGCCCTCGCTGTCGGTGACGCGTCCCGAAACGTTTTGTTGTTGAAGTGATCCGGCGTCTTCCTTCGCGTCGTTATATAAAATAATCATGCGATCATTGATCGTATACTTTACGCTCGTTCCCTGGAAAACTTCTTTTAATATATTGGAAATGGATTCGTTGGAAGATTGAATTGATACTTTGCGATCAAGATCAAGATACTCCGAACTGAATGCGAACCTAAATTCGCTTTGATCTTCGATCGCTCC harbors:
- a CDS encoding RagB/SusD family nutrient uptake outer membrane protein — its product is MKHKLNITRGYFVKHFTSILLLLFLIVGCSEDFLVQKNTTSINEETLFTEPDDGYSLVTSVYAAFYYNVDYTLKGIWFTANFLTQDFHNEGSDTFWNTYEVPTDFSALNTFWIASYIGVSRANAAIPILEKMKANGVFDTDAEVDQLISECYFLRGFFYYYLASDFGGVPLELETVTDEGLHPRATQDEVFASVASDMELAFENLPWAADLDAEDAGRATKEAALAYWGEALMWQKDYSGAISKFDQLASKCELEEDFMEIHNIDNWHGKESIFEIQFLDYGKMNWGAYGVHNQWISSFGMPVAVSGFGYAYADKALYDSFETGDTRKAATVVGPGDEHPSDLINFEDYPKVISFATNGNGSIPATYYQDEDGNPLNTCGTADNPWNEGTRSGYYGTKFWRNPETCGTKGASWFMSSDNIMMMRYAQVLLSKAECEYHLSNETEAWALVDEVRDRAFGKLADASVVVPEPVESDLMKVILDEYRHEFAGEMSAWFLLRRSGEHIDYIKEKFGIDIPTGKDLMPIPQTQIGLNPNLEQNPGY
- a CDS encoding BNR-4 repeat-containing protein; amino-acid sequence: MNLNIIKAAVGKEWFAWSISCLLCILFSTSSVFAVDKLNQPTAVEIINTKANGFRGIWYMNQPSNDEYVYKYSGGMATYTAKHQPIAIYAEEVNKTFFCYGATDQANSTLYHAVSYYDHTTGEVTNPTIILDKKTTDAHDNPVISIDEDGYIWVFSTSHGTSRPSYITKSVKPFSIDEFELVHAMEIKNGQRVPFDNFSYFQVWYVKRKGFIALYTKYGPTGDHVIGFNTSKNGVEWNEWQELAHIGAGHYAISNAVDGKIEITFNYHPAGKGLNYRTNLYYLETTDFGKHWTTVAGEPVSLPLTNPENDALIRYFAKDGLNCYLKDLNNDADGNPVILVISSGGFEAGPKNDPRTWRIIRWKEGWEEIAVTTSDNNYDMGSIYVEDNEVYRIIAPTTQGPQAYNPGGEITMWSSSVGSEEWSRTLLTSGSVKNHNYVRRPVFAQPDFYGIWADGNGRKPSTSSLYYCTMDGTVFQLPEYFTEETSFPVKITGAQ
- a CDS encoding TonB-dependent receptor is translated as MKKDCKMGDLWVPGIWYQMRKILIPMKLSLCIVLLSILTAQGSVFSQSTALSLNHKNSTVKEILGAIEDQSEFRFAFSSEYLDLDRKVSIQSSNESISNILKEVFQGTSVKYTINDRMIILYNDAKEDAGSLQQQNVSGRVTDSEGTPLPGVTVVVKGTTQGTITDDSGRYSITNVPADAILQFSFVGMKLQEVVVSGKSQVNVVLEEETIGLEEVVAVGYGTVKRADLTGAISSVSAEQIKKVPVTSVGEALQGQMSGVQVSSNDGTPGGGVQVLIRGIGSFGNNSPLYVIDGYPGASTSLNPDEIETIDVLKDASAAAIYGNRAANGVVIITTKRGSRHGLEVSVNATSSYQFMPKTYDVLNAQEFAQIATEIADAEGSSVLDEWYSPSSLRTLDWQDAMYRSGLKQIYSVGLRGGSEKSQTALSLGMTDHKGIVEFSNYKRYNVSLAQDYTPLKWLKSSTSVKFAHVNDKTIFGSGQSRIGTLARLIPTMTGNPETDEIKDADGNYGYYDLNAIATYNCDNVYKWADQRDVKDITNKLNASTSLEITPIKGLKLKTLFGIDYDVNEGYSFSPADEFRISPREASYRQFSTNSMEWLWENTVSYSLKLDNHELDIMVGVSAQENTTRTLSSTGTGLESDELRSIALLDNYTSTGYQQIWSLASEFSRLTYKFKDKYIVTGTVRRDGSSRFAEGNQYGVFPSVSGAWKANEESFLQGVEGLSNLKLRASYGEAGNQSIGLFQYESTYTTGSENKNYGYAFGENKVYATGLVQSYLPNSDLKWETSTQTDIGLDLGVMNNKLTLTADYYVKKSKDFLLNIQVPAQTGYTSATRNVGSVENKGFEFSLGYKNYDNPFKFGVNFNVTTVNNKIVSLSKGKDSVANLQSLDFSTTGDESWAVFSMSYVGGSIGDFYGFQEDGIIQTQAEIDALNENAKAIAQDDNVWYISSGTQAGDRKFVDQNGDGVITDDDKVTIGSPIPDFYGGITFNGEYKNFDFNLFFNYSVGNDILNYMKRNLTSININGSVGMENVSKEYYNNRWTESNPSNEFARATWADENSNSRISDVFVEDGSYLRFKNIEVGYTVPSRVLSKLAISKLRVFMSAQNLFTITGYSGLDPEIGQSVGNSSGAGGVTASGVDVGQYPYSKFMTLGVNVQF
- a CDS encoding glycoside hydrolase family 88/105 protein yields the protein MIKLFSLTVILTIGLTMAYFDSFHIGEHNSSNNTNLILYRKIPNRIYAEQSDSILKFNEVESVGKQLVNQFLTTEHLLHNGKWIHYAEVCTWLGATRFAQSVRDTVLLLKLQERFDVLMTSESDLLPVKNHVDLNMFGCLPLEFYEITGDRKYFEMGIPYAITQWEIPNDATPEQQEFASDGYSWQTRLWIDDMYMITIIQSQAYRATGDRKYIDRAAQEMAFYLNRLQRPNGLFFHAPDVPFYWARGNGWMAAGMTELLKALPEDNLNRDVILDAYLKMMKSLKEHQGKNGLWNQLVDHPDFWTETSGSAMFTYALITGLQRGWLDEAEYGQVVEKAWNAMTKYINDKGEVREVCVGTNKQNDLEYYRNRPRITGDFHGQAPYLWCATALLEWSKTRR